A segment of the Pristiophorus japonicus isolate sPriJap1 chromosome 1, sPriJap1.hap1, whole genome shotgun sequence genome:
GAGGTTCTCTCTTACTGCTAATTGCAGTAGTGTACGGTTTCTCAGTGGAAGTGAAAACTGGAAGGGCAGATCATTGTCAGATAGATTAAAAGCTATTGGCAAAGGTTAGGTAGGATTGAGTTCAGCAGAATCCCTATGGATAATGAATATTGCTGCTCCTGAAATTATACCATGGGAATCTAGTGGACGAGTATCAACACATTTGCCTGAAATTTTTCGTTCAACTGTTTTAACAGTGGTTGTACCAATTTATTTTAAactaaaatagcagagagaggaaTTTCCGATTAATGCTGTCTGCTAGTATGCCACAGATAATTTAAGGGCAACTGAAATGGTTATGATTTTATCGAATTTTATGGGAAAAGTAGGTAAAATCCTTTGTAAAAAAAATGGTGCATGAACATTTAACATGAAATTGTGCGTGATTTTAATGCTAAAGGCATCAAAAGTCTGTGAAGGCCATTACTTTTCAAGGTACTGGAgccaaaaaaaaatctgttttagaGGGAGTTAAGAGtttataaaaaataatattttaagTTCATTAACGTGAGAAGGTAATACTGTTTATTAGGCAATCTAGCCTATAATGGTCAACATTCTCCATTGGGAGTTGATAAGTTCATTGACTTGATTACATTTGAAGGGGTAGTGATTTGCGGGAGCTCTCCTTCCTTAGGCTTTTGTGAATTACTGCCACTGGACTTGCTTTTGCTGTTATCTGCAGCTGATTGAATTGGCAGGGCCTTGGAGACTTTAGTACTGGCTAGACAGCCACAGAGGAGACGGAAGAAAGCCCGACGCATCTCTCTGCTAGCCAGTGTGTAGATAATGGGATTCATGCCAGAATTGAGGACTGCAACTGCAATGAACCAATCTTCTTGATACAGTATACTACACTTGTTTGGTTTACAGGCCACATCAAGGAGCAAGAGAATAAAAAGTGGGGACCAACATGCAATGAAAACCCCTACAACGATCACCACTGTCCTCAGTAGAGCCATGGATCGCTCAGAATTGTTTTTTGTGAATTTTCTGTTTGAAACTTTGCGGCCACTTGTCTTAACCAATATATAAATTCGAGCATAAAGTATTACGATGGCTAGCAAAATTGCGCTGAAGATGCTTATACAGAAGACAACATACGTTTTGGAGTAGAGAGGCAGAACTGTGGAACAGTCTGAGAAGTTGCAGATACAGTTCCAACCGAGGATAGGCAAGGCACCAAGTAAAATGGAAATCAGCCAACAAGTACCAATGAGGAGGAAAACTCTGTACTTTTTACTCGCGTCATAGGGTCTCATTTTTATCATGGTCATGTGTCTCTCGATTGCTATTGCTAGCAAACTAAAGGTGGAGGCTCCCAATGCAACAAACATGCTCCCTTCCCTAATGAACCATACAGTTGGGGTGAGGCTGAAAGTCTTATTTCCAGACATGAGGATATTCACTTTGTAAGCTATCCCTGCCAGCAGATCGGACAGGGCTAAATTACCAATGAAATAGTACATGCGattatgaaatttgttgtttttccaAATGGCTAAGAGAACCATGAGGTTTTCAAGCACTATGAAGCTGCAGATGATCAGAAAGGCCACAGTAGTTAGGTCCATGCCATCGGTGTTTTTTCCTTTTATGTTGAATTTCCCTGTGTAATTATAGTGACGCTCAATGAGCTCTGTTTTGACACACCCATTGCTGATGACCATTTCAGCTGGAAGAGCGATTAAAGACATGTTGATGTTGAAGCGTACTTGTAGTTTTAGATATTGCTCACTAGACGGAGCCTTTGCTCCATTATTAATACTGTCAGCCGGAAGGAAGCCTCTAAACCATTTTCTCACATGCTGTGAGCAAACATTGGGCAATCG
Coding sequences within it:
- the LOC139264784 gene encoding sphingosine 1-phosphate receptor 3, producing the protein MSLIALPAEMVISNGCVKTELIERHYNYTGKFNIKGKNTDGMDLTTVAFLIICSFIVLENLMVLLAIWKNNKFHNRMYYFIGNLALSDLLAGIAYKVNILMSGNKTFSLTPTVWFIREGSMFVALGASTFSLLAIAIERHMTMIKMRPYDASKKYRVFLLIGTCWLISILLGALPILGWNCICNFSDCSTVLPLYSKTYVVFCISIFSAILLAIVILYARIYILVKTSGRKVSNRKFTKNNSERSMALLRTVVIVVGVFIACWSPLFILLLLDVACKPNKCSILYQEDWFIAVAVLNSGMNPIIYTLASREMRRAFFRLLCGCLASTKVSKALPIQSAADNSKSKSSGSNSQKPKEGELPQITTPSNVIKSMNLSTPNGEC